One Gloeothece verrucosa PCC 7822 DNA window includes the following coding sequences:
- a CDS encoding PAS domain S-box protein has protein sequence MLEQEPLPILKNYIERDFLTVTPETLVGQVLEQMSGGESPGNYLVTPPPNTNPKNTPKKKVSCALVQEGEKLIGLFTERDAVKLTAAQLPLDTCVADVMTRNLITRLESEIGDCCELIHFMQQHQVRHLPIVDLAQRPVGIITPQSIRASLQPTDLLKYRRVAEVMSENVIQASPNADVLSLARLMSDHRVSCVVIAESTPTGSIIPVGMVTERDIVTFQAQRLNSQDLRAEEIMSRPLLLIQPEETLWSGHQKMEQHHVRRLVVVNSKGELRGILTQTTLLQAIDPHELNRLILLLQNQLENLQQENLKLLKRVNQDLQQEVAQKNTQLNILNQQEKLLFDTVLRIRSSLNLETILATTTQEVRQFLQSDRVIIYRFETEKKGKVIVESVEKSEWSMLDYLIEDPCLAQARINPNQYHQTRVIHDIYQSNLDPCYLKFLEQFDIKANLIIPIKGKEKLWGFIGIHHCSSKRQWLATEVNFLENLAIHLEIAIGQATLVQQVQQHLEAQVAQQTRQLQQANQRLQQELEERQRTETALRETKARFQAFMKNAPLLAWINSLEGKMIYANQALLNLLDKSEQEVIAHTLQELFPQEFAQKYQDNNAYVARTGEILETLESAIQPDGSPKNYLVRKFPIFLEEQDPWIGGMAVDITAQQKAEAALITSEARFRQIAENIEEVFFINSADVSEIIYISPAYEKIWGRTCQSLYDNPGTWFDALHPDDRQNVEMAIARQQQGEPFQEEYRIIRPDGEVRWILSRAFPIYNDLGQLQHYVGLAADLTERKQAEAALQQSEAKFRELTESIAQVFYLMGKNGEIIYISPAYQAIWGKTCESLYQDPGSWLVSIHPEDLSRVATALDAQIKKGEPFDEIYRIIGLNEEIRWIHAQSFPTYDKKGQIYRFPGFAEDITARKLAEDALQHQLNKTLLLQKITDKIRQSLDPKEIFQTAARQIGEAFQVNRCLLHTYTQSSVNQVPVVAEYLWGGYPSILSVEISVADNPHIMKLLEQETAIASDYVDEDPLLQNIQPLCRRMGLKSMLAVGTFYQGKPNGIISLHQCDGYRPWTKDEIELIEAVAAQLGIAIAHARLLEGEKRRLKQLSEKNKALGRAKKEADIANKAKSEFLANMSHEIRTPMNAVLGFSDLLQDIITEPEAKEYLEAISASGKTLLRLINDILDLSKIEAGKLTLHYEPINLRILIAEIEQIFRHQATEKGLNLKSEIDPKLPCGVELDEVRLRQILLNVVGNAFKFTDTGQIKITVNCRANPEHSEKIDLKISVEDTGIGISPDNQTKIFNAFTQSEGQSNRKYGGTGLGLAITQRLVQMMGGTVHLQSQQGQGSKFTFYFPKVVAVNQLAPEMLKVALDENLDQFVTSTILVVDDVASNRNLIAGYFAATTHKLLFAEEGHQALRLAHNDHPDLILLDLRMPNLDGQETAQLLKQDEKTANIPVIIVTASSEIQEEMELRKICAGFIRKPVSRAQLVKALKKVLKLSVVPEEKTHEALPTDNKQDNLMPLRESPVGESLLQLLGLLREEAENTLPLLRKKMTIGQLEEFTERLQAWGQEYNSQLILDYAKSLQQQLDEYDWEKIPQTIENFLVIQQSLEQLINNASTH, from the coding sequence ATGTTAGAACAAGAACCTTTGCCAATTCTTAAAAACTATATTGAGCGAGACTTTCTTACCGTAACCCCAGAAACGCTAGTCGGGCAAGTGCTTGAACAAATGAGTGGAGGGGAAAGCCCAGGTAATTATCTCGTGACTCCACCACCAAACACCAACCCAAAAAACACCCCGAAAAAAAAAGTTAGTTGTGCTTTAGTCCAAGAGGGGGAAAAGTTAATCGGTTTATTCACAGAAAGAGATGCGGTAAAATTAACAGCCGCTCAATTACCGCTAGACACCTGCGTAGCGGATGTCATGACCCGAAACTTAATCACCCGTCTTGAATCCGAAATTGGCGACTGTTGTGAACTGATTCATTTTATGCAGCAGCATCAGGTTCGCCATTTACCCATTGTGGACCTCGCACAACGCCCGGTTGGCATCATCACTCCCCAAAGCATTCGAGCGAGTTTACAACCGACAGACTTATTAAAATATCGTCGCGTTGCTGAGGTAATGAGTGAAAATGTTATTCAGGCTTCTCCCAATGCAGATGTATTATCTTTAGCTCGCTTAATGAGCGATCATCGGGTTAGTTGTGTAGTCATTGCAGAATCCACCCCCACAGGCTCGATTATCCCCGTAGGAATGGTTACAGAAAGGGATATTGTCACATTTCAGGCGCAAAGACTGAATAGTCAAGATTTACGAGCCGAGGAAATTATGAGTCGCCCCCTCTTGCTGATTCAGCCAGAAGAAACCCTTTGGTCAGGTCATCAGAAAATGGAGCAACATCACGTAAGGCGGCTAGTGGTAGTCAATTCAAAAGGTGAACTGAGGGGAATTTTAACTCAAACCACGCTGCTACAAGCGATTGATCCTCATGAACTCAATCGACTGATATTGCTTTTACAAAATCAATTAGAGAATCTTCAACAAGAAAACCTTAAACTGCTCAAGCGTGTCAATCAAGATTTACAACAGGAAGTTGCTCAAAAAAACACCCAACTCAATATTTTAAATCAACAAGAAAAATTACTATTCGATACGGTTCTCAGAATTCGCTCATCTCTCAATTTAGAAACCATCTTAGCGACAACAACTCAAGAAGTTCGTCAATTTCTGCAAAGTGATCGGGTGATTATTTATCGCTTTGAAACCGAAAAAAAGGGAAAAGTTATCGTGGAATCGGTAGAAAAATCCGAGTGGTCAATGTTAGATTACCTAATAGAAGATCCCTGCTTAGCTCAAGCGCGAATCAACCCAAATCAATATCATCAAACTCGAGTCATTCATGATATTTATCAGTCCAATTTAGATCCATGTTACCTTAAATTTTTAGAGCAATTTGACATTAAAGCCAATTTAATTATCCCCATCAAAGGAAAAGAAAAACTATGGGGATTCATAGGGATTCATCATTGCAGCAGTAAACGTCAATGGCTGGCTACAGAAGTCAATTTTTTAGAAAATTTAGCCATTCACCTAGAGATTGCCATTGGACAAGCCACCCTAGTTCAGCAAGTGCAGCAGCATCTAGAAGCCCAAGTTGCCCAACAAACAAGACAACTTCAACAAGCCAATCAACGCCTACAACAAGAGTTAGAAGAACGCCAACGCACAGAAACCGCACTGAGAGAAACTAAGGCTCGTTTCCAAGCTTTTATGAAGAATGCCCCTCTGCTGGCCTGGATCAACAGTTTAGAAGGAAAGATGATTTATGCTAATCAAGCTTTGCTCAACCTGTTAGACAAATCGGAGCAAGAGGTGATCGCTCATACTCTTCAAGAATTATTTCCGCAAGAATTCGCTCAAAAGTATCAAGACAACAACGCTTATGTCGCCCGCACAGGAGAAATTTTAGAAACCCTTGAATCGGCTATACAGCCAGATGGAAGCCCAAAAAATTATCTTGTCCGTAAATTTCCCATTTTTTTAGAAGAGCAAGACCCTTGGATAGGAGGAATGGCGGTGGATATTACAGCACAACAAAAAGCCGAAGCCGCTCTAATTACCAGTGAGGCCCGTTTCCGACAAATTGCCGAAAATATTGAAGAAGTTTTCTTTATTAATTCTGCCGATGTCAGTGAGATCATTTATATTAGTCCTGCCTATGAGAAAATTTGGGGCAGAACTTGTCAGAGTTTATACGATAATCCTGGCACTTGGTTTGACGCTTTGCATCCTGATGATCGTCAAAACGTAGAAATGGCTATTGCGCGGCAACAACAGGGAGAACCCTTTCAAGAAGAATATCGCATCATACGCCCCGATGGAGAGGTTCGCTGGATTTTAAGTCGTGCCTTTCCCATTTATAATGATCTAGGGCAATTGCAGCACTACGTCGGTTTAGCGGCAGACCTAACAGAGCGTAAACAGGCCGAAGCCGCCCTGCAACAGAGTGAAGCTAAATTTAGAGAATTAACAGAAAGTATTGCTCAAGTCTTTTATTTAATGGGAAAAAATGGCGAAATAATTTATATATCTCCTGCCTATCAAGCCATTTGGGGTAAGACTTGTGAAAGCCTTTATCAAGACCCCGGTTCCTGGCTAGTATCGATTCACCCCGAAGATTTATCAAGAGTGGCCACCGCCTTAGATGCTCAAATCAAAAAAGGAGAGCCATTTGATGAAATTTACCGAATTATTGGACTAAATGAAGAAATCCGTTGGATTCATGCTCAGTCTTTTCCCACTTATGATAAAAAAGGACAAATCTATCGCTTTCCGGGATTTGCTGAAGATATTACAGCCCGAAAACTCGCAGAAGATGCCCTGCAACATCAATTAAACAAAACCCTCCTGCTACAAAAAATTACCGATAAGATTCGTCAAAGTCTTGATCCTAAAGAAATTTTTCAAACAGCAGCGCGGCAGATAGGAGAAGCCTTTCAAGTCAACCGTTGTCTATTGCACACCTATACCCAATCTTCTGTGAATCAAGTTCCTGTGGTGGCCGAATACTTGTGGGGTGGATATCCGTCGATTTTATCTGTAGAAATTTCTGTAGCTGATAACCCTCATATCATGAAGTTACTCGAGCAAGAAACGGCCATTGCTTCGGATTATGTGGATGAAGACCCCCTGCTGCAAAATATTCAACCCCTTTGTCGTCGGATGGGACTCAAATCCATGTTAGCCGTAGGCACATTTTATCAAGGAAAGCCGAATGGAATCATTAGCTTGCACCAATGCGATGGGTATCGTCCTTGGACAAAAGACGAAATAGAGTTAATCGAGGCAGTAGCCGCTCAGTTAGGAATTGCCATCGCTCATGCTCGCCTTTTAGAAGGGGAAAAACGCCGCTTAAAACAACTCTCAGAAAAAAATAAAGCCTTGGGCCGTGCCAAAAAAGAAGCAGACATCGCCAACAAAGCTAAAAGCGAGTTTCTCGCTAACATGAGTCATGAAATCCGCACCCCCATGAATGCGGTTTTAGGGTTTAGCGATTTGTTACAGGACATTATCACTGAACCCGAAGCCAAAGAGTATTTAGAAGCGATTAGTGCTAGTGGAAAAACCTTATTAAGACTGATCAATGATATTTTGGATCTCTCAAAAATCGAGGCAGGCAAATTAACACTACACTATGAACCGATTAACCTACGGATATTGATAGCAGAAATTGAGCAAATTTTTCGGCATCAGGCCACAGAAAAAGGATTAAACCTCAAGTCCGAGATTGATCCTAAGCTGCCTTGTGGGGTTGAACTTGATGAAGTGCGTCTGCGGCAAATTCTTTTAAATGTGGTAGGAAATGCTTTTAAATTTACCGACACAGGACAGATCAAAATTACGGTAAACTGTCGCGCCAACCCCGAACACAGCGAGAAAATCGATCTCAAAATTTCGGTTGAAGACACAGGTATTGGCATTTCCCCCGACAATCAAACAAAAATCTTTAATGCCTTTACTCAAAGCGAAGGTCAAAGTAATCGTAAATATGGAGGAACCGGTTTAGGTCTTGCCATTACCCAAAGGTTAGTTCAAATGATGGGAGGAACCGTTCATTTACAAAGTCAGCAAGGACAAGGCAGTAAATTTACTTTCTATTTTCCCAAGGTGGTAGCGGTCAATCAATTAGCGCCAGAGATGCTTAAAGTTGCCCTAGATGAGAATTTAGATCAGTTTGTCACCTCAACTATCTTAGTGGTGGATGATGTGGCCTCAAATCGCAATTTAATTGCGGGATACTTTGCGGCAACAACCCATAAACTCCTTTTTGCCGAAGAAGGACATCAAGCCCTTCGACTTGCCCATAATGATCATCCGGACTTAATTTTGCTCGATCTGCGGATGCCTAATTTAGATGGTCAAGAAACGGCCCAACTCCTAAAACAAGATGAAAAAACTGCTAATATTCCGGTTATTATTGTCACTGCTTCCTCGGAAATTCAAGAAGAAATGGAATTACGAAAAATCTGTGCAGGATTCATTCGTAAACCGGTCAGTCGTGCCCAACTGGTGAAAGCCTTAAAAAAAGTCTTAAAACTCTCAGTTGTCCCTGAAGAGAAAACCCATGAGGCACTGCCAACAGACAATAAGCAAGACAATCTAATGCCATTGAGAGAATCTCCTGTTGGAGAATCGCTGCTACAGTTGCTCGGTTTACTTCGTGAGGAAGCCGAAAATACTTTGCCGCTATTGCGTAAAAAAATGACCATCGGCCAGTTAGAAGAATTTACTGAACGTTTACAAGCCTGGGGCCAAGAATATAATTCTCAGCTAATATTAGATTATGCCAAGTCTTTACAACAACAGCTTGATGAGTATGATTGGGAAAAAATTCCTCAAACCATTGAAAACTTTTTAGTGATTCAGCAATCTCTTGAACAATTAATCAATAATGCGTCAACTCATTAA